Within Bacillota bacterium, the genomic segment GCGGGACACATGTGCATGTATGTCTGTAAAAAGAAACGAGGCAGTAGGCTTTAGGATGCGGATATGCTTTATCGGCGGTACACGCTATAGCCTGCCGCTGGACGAAACCAGTGCGAAAAAATTCCGTCTACTGTCTCAACTTGGTGAACTGTATGTGATCGGCTTCGCGCAAAACCCAAAGCCGCATCGTTTTACCGAGCACGCGAATTTTTATTTGATGCCGAAGCTCCCTCTGCCCGTATTGAGATACTTCCTTATGCTCACGTCAGGTACCCTGTTGGCTTTGTGGTTCATACTCGTACAAAAAGTACGCATCCTGGTTGCCCAGAGCCCTTACGAAGGATTTGCGGGTGCGGCAGCCAAAAAACTGGCCCGGCTCATCGGTTTAGAAACAGCATTAATTGTGGAAAGCCACGGTAACTTCGAGGAAAGCATTTTTTTGCAACGGCGGGTATTGGTGCCCGATATATATAGGGCTTTGATGCGGTGGACGTCGAAATTCGCATTGAAGCATGCGGACCTGCTCCGGGCGGTCTCCAACTCTACACACGAGCAACTCCAGCGCTGGTCGCCGGGTAAGCCGATCATACAATTCCCGGCCTGGACGGATATGGATGTGTTTCTGAACACGCAGCCGGAGCAGGCCGGCGATGATGTACTTTTCGCCGGAGTGCTGACTCCTCTCAAGGGTGTACATATTCTAATCGATGCTTTTGCGAAAGTAGGCCGGAAACTGCCCACAGCGCAGCTCTGGATAGCGGGGCGGGATGAAAACAAAGAGTACGCCGCCGAGCTTCGTGAGAAAGCGGCAGCGCTCGGGCTGGCAGACAGGATTCATTTCACGGGAGAGGTGTCACAGCAAGAACTTGCCCGGTATATGGCCCGTTGCCGTGTTTTCGTACTGCCTTCTTTTTCTGAAGCGCTTCCACGTGTGGTCTTTGAGGCTATGGCTGCCGCAAAGCCCGTCATCGCCAGTAACGTCGGCGGGATACCCGAGCTCGTTCAAGATGAAGAAACGGGTTTCCTGGTCCCCCCAGGAGACATAGAGTCCCTCACGAAACGGCTGCACTGGGTGCTTACCCACCCGGAGGGAGCGGAAACAATAGGAAAACAGGCAAGAGAATCTGCACGGAAGCTTTTTTCTTCCAAAGCTTATGTAGACAGTTACCGAAAGCTTTTTGAAGAAGCAAGGAAAACCTTGAAGAATGCAGCAGCATGCAATTAATGAGCTATTCTGAAGAGGTAAAAAGAATGCACCTTCTATTGTTTAACCTTGCTACCGACGTTGAAGATCCGATCCTGGGTTTTACTACCCGTTGGATCCATGCACTGGCCAAACGGGTTGAGTCTATTAACGTTGTTACGATGCGCGTGGGACGCGTTGAAGTACCTGATAATGTAAAGGTTTATTCGGTAGGCAAGGAAAAGGGCTACAGCGAACCGCGGCGGATGCTTGAATTCTACCGGCACTTATCCCGAATTCTTAAAGAAAACCGTATTGACGCATGTTTCTCCCATATGATTCCAGAGTTCAGCATCCTTGCTGCGCCGGTATTAAGGGTAAAACGGATACCTATTATCACCTGGTACGCCCACCCGACGGCCAATCGCAGGCTGAAAATCGCCCACCACTTATCCGACCGGATGGTCGCGAGCCTGGCTTCGGCTTATCCTTACAAGCAAGACAAGCTAACGGTTGTTGGCCAAGGGATTGATACAGACCTCTTCAGCCCGGACGGAACCGCACCGGATGAACCTCCGATGATTCTGTGCGCGGGGCGCCTCTCCCCAGCGAAGGACCACCCGACCCTGCTTCAGGCGGTGGCATTACTCAACAGGAACCCCGAAAGCGCGTTTCGCATTGTCATCATCGGCACCCCCGCAGGCCCGCAGGGTGAAACGTACGCGCAGTCGCTTCAAAACCAGGTGGAGGAACTCGGCCTCAAGAAAACCACCAGCTTCGAACCGGCGGTTCCGACCACGTCGCTTCCGGTCTGGTACCGGCGCTGTACGGTACACGTTAACCTGACCCCTACCGGCTTTGGGGATAAAGTTGCGTGGGAGGCGATGAGCTGCGGCAGACCGTGTTTGGCGGCTAATGAAGGATTCAAGCAAACTCTGGGGAAACTGGCGGACAGGCTTCTATTCCGCCACGAGGACTACGAAGACCTGGCAGCCAAACTTAGGATGATCCTGTCACTTCCCCCGGCTGAACTCGAACAGATGGGCGCTTATTTGCGCAACAATGTTATTGAACATCATAGCTTAGACGGTTTGTCCGGCCGTCTGGTAAACCTATTCAAAGAGTTATGTTTATCCATTGCGTAGGGAATTACAGATACACGACGCGAATGTATAGTTAATCCGTGCCTCAACAGACAAAAAATTCGTTTTGGTCGAAATCTAAGTTCGTTATATACTCTTAGTGGTATCGTTGTTGAACCATGTAACCGCTCATTACAAGGAAGTTGGTGTTTCCTGATGAAGCGCGCTTTAATCACCGGCATTACCGGGCAGGACGGTTCTTATCTTGCTGAGTTATTGCTTTCCAAGGATTATGAGGTGCACGGACTCATCCGGCGGGCAAGCACGTTTAATACGGACCGCCTCGACCATCTTTACCGTGACCCCCATGAGACGGGTGCCAGACTTTTTCTGCATTACGGGGACTTGGTGAACTCGGAGCAACTGACCAACCTGATTTACAACCTCAAACCGGAAGAAATATATCACCTAGGCGCACAGAGCCACGTCAGAGTCAGCTTCGACATACCCGAATATACGGGCGACATTACCGGCCTCGGCACCACGCGGCTTCTGGAAGCCATCCGGCGGAGCGGGATAAAAACAAGGTTCTACCAGGCGTCGAGTTCCGAGATGTTCGGAGGCGCACCTGCGCCGCAAAACGAGTCAACTCCGTTTCATCCCCGCAGCCCGTATGCGGCCGCGAAGGTTTATTCCTACTGGATGGTTGCCAACTACCGACAGGGGTACGGCCTGTGGGCGTGCAACGGTATTCTCTTCAATCACGAAAGCCCCCGGCGCGGGGAAACATTCGTGACCCGAAAAATCACAAGGGCGCTGGCCAATATCATTACCGGCAGGCAGAAAAAGCTTTTCCTCGGGAATCTTGATGCCCGGCGCGACTGGGGCTACGCGCCGGAGTACGTGGAAGCGATGTGGTTAATGCTCCAGCAGGACAGACCGGACGATTACGTTATCGGCACCGGAGAGTCACATTCGGTAAGAGAGTTTCTGGAAGAAGCGTTTTCTTGCGCCGGTGTTGACTGGCGTCAACACGTTGAAACCGACCCCCGTTACTTCCGGCCGACAGAGGTGGAATTCCTCCTCGCCGACGCCTCAAAAGCCCGAGGAGGACTGGGCTGGAATCCCAAGGTCCGGTTTAAGGAGCTTGTAAGGATAATGGTCGACGCTGATATGGAAGCGGCCGGGCTCACGCCGCCCGGTGAAGGGAAGCGCATTCTTCAAGAGAAATTCTCGGGCTGGCACCAGTGGGAGACAGGCGTGAAGGCAGTGTATGAGAACGTAAGG encodes:
- a CDS encoding glycosyltransferase, with the translated sequence MRICFIGGTRYSLPLDETSAKKFRLLSQLGELYVIGFAQNPKPHRFTEHANFYLMPKLPLPVLRYFLMLTSGTLLALWFILVQKVRILVAQSPYEGFAGAAAKKLARLIGLETALIVESHGNFEESIFLQRRVLVPDIYRALMRWTSKFALKHADLLRAVSNSTHEQLQRWSPGKPIIQFPAWTDMDVFLNTQPEQAGDDVLFAGVLTPLKGVHILIDAFAKVGRKLPTAQLWIAGRDENKEYAAELREKAAALGLADRIHFTGEVSQQELARYMARCRVFVLPSFSEALPRVVFEAMAAAKPVIASNVGGIPELVQDEETGFLVPPGDIESLTKRLHWVLTHPEGAETIGKQARESARKLFSSKAYVDSYRKLFEEARKTLKNAAACN
- the gmd gene encoding GDP-mannose 4,6-dehydratase, which produces MKRALITGITGQDGSYLAELLLSKDYEVHGLIRRASTFNTDRLDHLYRDPHETGARLFLHYGDLVNSEQLTNLIYNLKPEEIYHLGAQSHVRVSFDIPEYTGDITGLGTTRLLEAIRRSGIKTRFYQASSSEMFGGAPAPQNESTPFHPRSPYAAAKVYSYWMVANYRQGYGLWACNGILFNHESPRRGETFVTRKITRALANIITGRQKKLFLGNLDARRDWGYAPEYVEAMWLMLQQDRPDDYVIGTGESHSVREFLEEAFSCAGVDWRQHVETDPRYFRPTEVEFLLADASKARGGLGWNPKVRFKELVRIMVDADMEAAGLTPPGEGKRILQEKFSGWHQWETGVKAVYENVRRGME
- a CDS encoding glycosyltransferase family 4 protein, whose product is MHLLLFNLATDVEDPILGFTTRWIHALAKRVESINVVTMRVGRVEVPDNVKVYSVGKEKGYSEPRRMLEFYRHLSRILKENRIDACFSHMIPEFSILAAPVLRVKRIPIITWYAHPTANRRLKIAHHLSDRMVASLASAYPYKQDKLTVVGQGIDTDLFSPDGTAPDEPPMILCAGRLSPAKDHPTLLQAVALLNRNPESAFRIVIIGTPAGPQGETYAQSLQNQVEELGLKKTTSFEPAVPTTSLPVWYRRCTVHVNLTPTGFGDKVAWEAMSCGRPCLAANEGFKQTLGKLADRLLFRHEDYEDLAAKLRMILSLPPAELEQMGAYLRNNVIEHHSLDGLSGRLVNLFKELCLSIA